The nucleotide sequence GGTCGTACTATAGGAGCAGGTATAATTACTGATATTATAAAATAATAATTTTATTATGAATAAAAAAAAAGTTATTATAAATAAATTAAAAAAACAAAAAAATTTTTATTTAAATTTAAGATATTTATATTTAAAACAACTATCTAATTGAAATAATAAAATTTTTAATTTTATTAAATTAAAATAATTATAATTAAAATGTTGAAAATCAGAATTGAACTGATAACTTAAGGATCTTCAGTCCTTTGCTCTACCATTGAGCTATTTCAACTATAATAATAATTATTATTAAAAAGTAGCCAAGTGGTAAGGCAACGGATTTTGATTCCGAGATACATAGGTTCGAATCCTTTCTTTTTAAAAAATTTAAATAATATAAAAAAATAATTACGTTTTTAGTTTAATGGTAGAATAAAGGTCTCCAAAATCTAAGGTGAAAGTTCAACTCTTTCAAAACGTGACTATTTATTTTTTAAATTAAAATTATTTTTTAAATAAAATGGTAAAATTTAAATTAAAAATTATAAAATTAATATTACATACAGAATTAACTAATTTTTTATCATCTTTAAGTTCTATTTTAGGACCTATAGGTATTAATATAAATTTATTTTTTCAAGAATATAATAAACGTATTAAATTAAAAAATAATATAGATTTACCTTTACATATTATTGTATATAACGATAAATCTTATGTATTAAATTTTAATCTTATTTATACATCATTTTTCTTTATAACTAAATTACAAAAAGTTTTTAAAAAAAAACAAAATAAACAGTATTTAATAAAAAAATTTTCATTTTTAAAACAGATTAAATTATTTCCTAAATCGAATATTAGTATTTGCAAAACAATTAAAGCTACATTAAATTCTTTTTATAATATAAATTAAAATTAAATATGATTTGTTTAAATCTTTCAAAATTTAAAGTTATATTAAAAAAATATTTTGTAAAAAAATCAGGAACAAAACAAATAAATTTTATTTATAAAAAATATATAAAAAAAATTTTTATGAAATATTATTATTTTGGCTTTTTATCTTATAAAGCAATAAATTATATAGTTTTATTTTAACTTATGTTTTTTAAAAAATATATATATTTAACAAAATTATTTTTTATACTAAATAGATTAAGTAAAAAAAAATTATACTTTACTCATAATTTTTTTAAAAAAAATTATTCAAAATATTTTTTCAAACAAATATTTAATAATTATTTTATTTTTTATTTTTTTTCTTTTAATTTTTCAAAAATACAATTACAAACAAATTTTGGTATTTGTATTAAAAAAAAATTTAAAAATAACCTATTAAATTTAAATTTTATTAGATTTAAGAAAAAAAATTATATTTTTTATAATTTTTACATAAATTTTTTACATTTTAATTTATAATATAAGTCAAATATTTTACTAAATAAAATTTTTAATTTTCTAATGAATCTAAATCTTTTTACTTCTATTTCTTCTTTAAAATCTACTAAAGAGGTTCTTATTATTTTAATCTATTCTAAAATATTAGCTTCTTTATTTAAAAATAATTCTATTACTTTTTTTCATATAATTTGTAGTTTAATTTTACAATCTAATTTATTTAAACTTATTATAGGAAAAAAAAATTTACTAAAATTTTTACAATTATATATAAAAAATAATTTCAAACAGACTCAATTAAATTATAATATTTTATTTTCATATACTTTATTTAAATTTTTTAATAATTTAAATAAATCGTTTATTAATACATGGAAATTAACTATTAATTTATTACAATATAATTCTATTTTATTTAAATATATATTAATTTATTTATTTAAAGTAAAATCTAATACTTATAATTTGATTAATAGTATAATTTTTAAATTTAATGATAAACCTATTAATAATTTATATTTTAATAATTTAATTAAACCTTTTAATTATAAATCTAATTTTTATAATATTATTAATAGAAAATCTGATTGTGTGTATTTATATGAAATTTTAAATCGTAAAATTATACGTAATCCAATTTTATTAGGAGATTTTGGAATTGGAAAAAATTCTATTATTAAAAAATTTAGTTTTTTTATAGAAAAATTTAAATTAAAATTTAATAATATAACTAAAAATTTATGGATATTAAATATTGTTACTTTATTAAAATATATTAAAACTAATAATTTATATATTAAAAAATTTTTTAAATTTTTACAAGAAAATAAAAATATTATTTTAATATGCCCTAAAATAGAAATATTATTTAATACTTATTATACTGATTCTAATATATATCAAAATTTAGAATCATATTCTTTTTTATTTAAATTTTTTAATTATATAAAACAAAATAAACTTCAATTAATAGGATTAAGTAATAATATTACAGATATTGAAAAAAAATTTAATATTAACCAAGAATTAAATTTTTTATTTGAAAAAATTTATGTTAAAGAACTTTCTAATAAAGAAATTTTTAAAATTTTATTAAAAAAAAGTAGTTTATTTGAAAAATATTATAATTGTTCTATTTCTTTTAAAATAATAAAACATATTTTATATTATAGTCAAACTTATATTAAACAACATAAAACTTTATTAAAAAGTATATGATTATTAGATAATACTTGTTCTAAAATATATGTAAATCAAAAATTTCATTTATTAAAAAATAATAATAAACTTGCATTATCAGATATTCAAAAAACTTTAACAAAATTAATAAATTTATCTACTAATTTATTATTTAATAAAGCTAATAAAACAAATTTTGATATAATAGCATTAAGAAAAAATTTACAAAAATCTTTATTTGGACAACCTACAGCAATTTCTAAAATTTTAATCTCATTAAAAAGAGTTTTTACAGGATTAAAACAAATTAATAAACCGATTGGAAGTTGGTTATTATGCGGTCCAAGCGGAACAGGAAAAACTGAATTAGCTAAATTATTAGCTAAATTTTTATTTGGCTCTGAAGCTGATTTAATTAGATTTGATATGAGTGAGTTTATGGAAAAACATTCACTTTCTAAATTAATTGGAGCGCCTCCAGGATATGTAGGATATGGAAAAAGTGGACTATTAACTGAGGCTATTGCTAAAAAACCTTTTACAGTTTTATTATTCGATGAAATTGAAAAAGCACATAAAGATATAAATAACCTAATGTTACAACTTTTAGATGATGGAAAATTAACAGATTCATTAGGAAAATGTGTAGATTTTTCAAATACACTTATATTTTTTACTAGTAATTTAGGGTTTCCTACAAATTCTTATGAATTACAATTTTTAAAATCTGGAACAAAACTATCAAAAAAAAATTATAAAATTTTATCAAATAAAGTAGAATCTGCTATACAAAGTTATTTTAAACCTGAATTTCTTAATAGATTAGATGATATTATAATTTTTAAACCATTAAATATAAATTTTTTCAAATATATTATTAATAAATTTTTAAAGAATATTTATTTAAAATTATATAATAATCAAATACCAATCTTTTTAGATATTGATTCTAATATTAAAACTTTATTAGCAAAATTAGCATATCATCCATTATATGGTGCACGCCCATTAAAACGTTTATTAGAATTAATTATTGAAAAACCTATTAGTGATTTACTTATTAATTTTTCTTTTAATCGTATTATTATTTTCTCAATATTTTTAAATAAAAAGACATTTAATATTAATTATTCTTTCAAAATACTTATAATAAATGTTCATTTTCTCTTCTTGCAAATATAGTTTAAAGG is from Toxoplasma gondii RH apicoplast, complete genome and encodes:
- a CDS encoding ORF B (in frame UGA codon predicted to encode tryptophan), which codes for MNKKKVIINKLKKQKNFYLNLRYLYLKQLSNWNNKIFNFIKLK
- the rpl11 gene encoding ribosomal protein L11, translated to MVKFKLKIIKLILHTELTNFLSSLSSILGPIGININLFFQEYNKRIKLKNNIDLPLHIIVYNDKSYVLNFNLIYTSFFFITKLQKVFKKKQNKQYLIKKFSFLKQIKLFPKSNISICKTIKATLNSFYNIN
- a CDS encoding ORF F, with the translated sequence MICLNLSKFKVILKKYFVKKSGTKQINFIYKKYIKKIFMKYYYFGFLSYKAINYIVLF
- a CDS encoding ORF E (similar to Plasmodium falciparum plastid genome ORF101); translation: MFFKKYIYLTKLFFILNRLSKKKLYFTHNFFKKNYSKYFFKQIFNNYFIFYFFSFNFSKIQLQTNFGICIKKKFKNNLLNLNFIRFKKKNYIFYNFYINFLHFNL
- the clpC gene encoding Clp protease ATP binding subunit (in frame UGA codon predicted to encode tryptophan) — protein: MNLNLFTSISSLKSTKEVLIILIYSKILASLFKNNSITFFHIICSLILQSNLFKLIIGKKNLLKFLQLYIKNNFKQTQLNYNILFSYTLFKFFNNLNKSFINTWKLTINLLQYNSILFKYILIYLFKVKSNTYNLINSIIFKFNDKPINNLYFNNLIKPFNYKSNFYNIINRKSDCVYLYEILNRKIIRNPILLGDFGIGKNSIIKKFSFFIEKFKLKFNNITKNLWILNIVTLLKYIKTNNLYIKKFFKFLQENKNIILICPKIEILFNTYYTDSNIYQNLESYSFLFKFFNYIKQNKLQLIGLSNNITDIEKKFNINQELNFLFEKIYVKELSNKEIFKILLKKSSLFEKYYNCSISFKIIKHILYYSQTYIKQHKTLLKSIWLLDNTCSKIYVNQKFHLLKNNNKLALSDIQKTLTKLINLSTNLLFNKANKTNFDIIALRKNLQKSLFGQPTAISKILISLKRVFTGLKQINKPIGSWLLCGPSGTGKTELAKLLAKFLFGSEADLIRFDMSEFMEKHSLSKLIGAPPGYVGYGKSGLLTEAIAKKPFTVLLFDEIEKAHKDINNLMLQLLDDGKLTDSLGKCVDFSNTLIFFTSNLGFPTNSYELQFLKSGTKLSKKNYKILSNKVESAIQSYFKPEFLNRLDDIIIFKPLNINFFKYIINKFLKNIYLKLYNNQIPIFLDIDSNIKTLLAKLAYHPLYGARPLKRLLELIIEKPISDLLINFSFNRIIIFSIFLNKKTFNINYSFKILIINVHFLFLQI